One window from the genome of Ammospiza nelsoni isolate bAmmNel1 chromosome 16, bAmmNel1.pri, whole genome shotgun sequence encodes:
- the SKP1 gene encoding S-phase kinase-associated protein 1 yields MPSIKLQSSDGEIFEVDVEIAKQSVTIKTMLEDLGMDDEGDDDPVPLPNVNAAILKKVIQWCTHHKDDPPPPEDDENKEKRTDDIPVWDQEFLKVDQGTLFELILAANYLDIKGLLDVTCKTVANMIKGKTPEEIRKTFNIKNDFTEEEEAQVRKENQWCEEK; encoded by the exons ATGCCTTCAATTAAACTGCAGAGCTCAGATGGAGAAATCTTTGAAGTTGATGTGGAAATTGCAAAGCAGTCTGTGACTATAAAGACCATGCTGGAAG ATTTGGGAATGGATGATGAAGGTGATGATGACCCAGTCCCTCTTCCAAATGTTAATGCAGCCATCTTAAAAAAG GTGATTCAGTGGTGCACCCATCACAAGGATGATCCACCTCCTCCTGAGGATGATGAGAACAAAGAGAAGAGAACAGATGACATCCCTGTGTGGGATCAAGAGTTTCTGAAAGTAGACCAAGGAACACTTTTTGAACTTATCCTG GCTGCAAATTATTTGGACATCAAAGGTTTGCTGGATGTCACGTGCAAGACAGTGGCAAACATGATCAAGGGTAAAACTCCAGAAGAAATTCGCAAGACATTCAATATTAAGAATGACTTCACTGAAGAGGAAGAAGCACAG GTACGTAAAGAAAACCAGTGGTGTGAAGAGAAATGA